One Persicobacter psychrovividus DNA window includes the following coding sequences:
- the mnmG gene encoding tRNA uridine-5-carboxymethylaminomethyl(34) synthesis enzyme MnmG: MFTEYDVIVVGAGHAGCEAAAAAANMGMQTLLVTMNMNTIAQMSCNPAVGGVAKGQIVREIDALGGQMGIITDKSMIQFRMLNRSKGPAMWSPRAQSDRMKFAEEWRMRLEQTENLDFWQEMVTGLIIEKGEAKGVITSLGLKIRSKTVVLTNGTFLNGTIHIGEKQFGGGRAGEGAAKGITEQLVDLGMEAGRMKTGTPPRVDGRSLNWEAMSEQPGDEQPYKFSFSDETSTLKEQRSCYITYTNPEVHETLKEGFDRSPMFNGRIQGLGPRYCPSIEDKINRFAERDRHQIFVEPEGWNTCEIYVNGFSSSLPEDIQMKALRKIEGFEQVKMFRPGYAIEYDFFPPTQLQMSLETRTVKNLYFAGQINGTTGYEEAGAQGLMAGINAALRVKEENPLILKRSDAYIGVLIDDLVNKGTDEPYRMFTSRAEYRILLRQDNADLRLTEQGHKIGLASQERFDNMIKRKENVDQLIETLRVSKFKPKQANPQLETMNSAQIKESQSAYRLLKRPELSMQQVGVITPEFEQQMSQYDPLAKEQAEILIKYDTYIEKEQKMAEKMDNLENLYIKDSIDFAEIKALSSEAREKLTRLRPTTLGQASRISGVSPADISVLMIYLGK; encoded by the coding sequence ATGTTTACAGAATATGATGTGATCGTTGTCGGAGCTGGCCATGCAGGCTGTGAAGCTGCTGCTGCCGCTGCCAATATGGGTATGCAAACACTATTGGTAACGATGAATATGAATACGATCGCACAGATGTCATGTAACCCTGCTGTGGGTGGGGTCGCAAAAGGTCAGATCGTAAGGGAAATTGATGCCCTTGGAGGACAAATGGGAATCATTACCGATAAATCGATGATTCAGTTTAGAATGCTGAACCGATCGAAAGGACCTGCCATGTGGAGCCCGAGAGCCCAAAGCGACCGAATGAAGTTTGCTGAAGAATGGCGTATGCGCCTGGAACAAACAGAAAATCTTGACTTCTGGCAAGAGATGGTAACGGGCTTAATCATTGAAAAAGGGGAGGCCAAAGGCGTAATCACCAGTCTGGGATTGAAAATCCGTTCCAAAACTGTTGTTCTTACAAACGGGACGTTCCTTAATGGTACCATTCATATTGGAGAAAAACAGTTTGGTGGTGGACGCGCAGGAGAAGGTGCAGCAAAGGGAATTACAGAACAACTCGTTGACCTTGGAATGGAAGCTGGCCGAATGAAAACGGGCACACCTCCACGTGTTGATGGCCGAAGCCTTAACTGGGAGGCCATGAGCGAACAACCTGGCGACGAGCAGCCTTACAAATTTTCTTTCAGCGATGAAACAAGCACACTCAAGGAGCAAAGAAGCTGTTACATCACTTACACCAACCCTGAGGTGCATGAAACATTGAAAGAAGGATTCGACCGTTCACCAATGTTCAATGGTAGAATCCAGGGACTTGGTCCACGTTATTGCCCATCGATTGAAGACAAAATCAACCGATTTGCTGAACGCGATCGTCATCAGATTTTTGTTGAGCCAGAAGGATGGAATACTTGTGAAATCTATGTAAATGGTTTTTCCTCATCGCTTCCTGAAGATATTCAGATGAAGGCTTTGCGAAAAATTGAAGGATTTGAGCAGGTGAAAATGTTCCGTCCAGGCTATGCGATTGAGTATGATTTCTTCCCACCGACACAACTTCAGATGTCATTGGAAACCCGCACAGTCAAAAATTTATATTTTGCAGGCCAAATTAATGGTACCACAGGATATGAAGAAGCTGGCGCACAGGGACTGATGGCTGGTATCAATGCCGCTTTGCGCGTAAAAGAGGAAAATCCACTGATCCTGAAACGTTCTGATGCCTATATTGGCGTTCTGATTGATGATTTGGTAAACAAAGGGACTGATGAGCCTTATCGCATGTTTACTTCACGTGCTGAATATCGAATCTTGTTACGTCAGGATAATGCTGATCTCCGCCTTACAGAGCAGGGACACAAGATTGGATTGGCAAGTCAGGAGCGTTTCGATAATATGATCAAGCGCAAAGAAAACGTAGATCAGCTGATTGAAACCTTGAGGGTGTCCAAATTTAAGCCTAAACAGGCAAACCCTCAGCTTGAAACCATGAATTCGGCACAGATCAAAGAATCGCAGTCGGCTTACCGTTTACTGAAGCGTCCCGAGCTTTCCATGCAACAGGTCGGTGTAATCACGCCTGAGTTCGAGCAGCAAATGTCCCAGTATGATCCTTTGGCAAAAGAGCAGGCAGAAATACTGATCAAGTACGATACTTACATCGAGAAGGAGCAGAAGATGGCGGAGAAGATGGATAACCTTGAAAACCTTTACATCAAGGACAGCATTGATTTTGCTGAAATAAAGGCACTGTCCTCTGAGGCAAGGGAAAAACTGACAAGGTTACGTCCAACTACATTAGGGCAAGCATCAAGAATTTCTGGTGTATCACCTGCTGATATTTCGGTATTAATGATTTACCTTGGCAAGTAG
- a CDS encoding class I SAM-dependent methyltransferase has product MLKEFKDCPVCQGNHFTHFLNCTDHTTTQEQFNIVTCDDCGFKFTNPYPANLGAYYKDESYISHTNKAQNLTQRIYKIARKYTLGQKEKMVSGLSDGRKILDFGCGTGHFLNKCAESGWQVQGLEPSDQARSQHGLLLQGKIVNSIDLLSDEKVDIITLWHVLEHIEALNETLDKLRQKLCSTGKLLLAVPNAASLDAKIYQEHWAAYDLPRHLYHFEPQTMALLAKKHGFKISAQKPMKLDSFYVSLLSEEYKTGKQNYLPAFMAGLKSNLAARKDNNYSSLIYILEHESK; this is encoded by the coding sequence ATGTTAAAAGAATTTAAAGATTGCCCTGTTTGTCAGGGCAATCATTTTACGCATTTTTTAAATTGTACGGATCACACCACCACTCAGGAGCAGTTCAATATTGTTACCTGTGATGATTGTGGTTTCAAATTTACCAATCCATATCCTGCGAATTTAGGGGCATATTATAAAGATGAAAGTTATATTTCGCACACCAACAAGGCGCAAAATTTAACGCAACGGATTTACAAAATTGCCCGAAAATATACGCTTGGTCAAAAGGAAAAAATGGTATCAGGGCTCTCTGATGGCCGAAAAATTCTTGATTTTGGTTGTGGTACAGGTCATTTCCTGAACAAGTGTGCTGAAAGTGGCTGGCAGGTTCAAGGCCTGGAGCCAAGTGATCAGGCACGGAGTCAGCATGGTCTACTTTTGCAGGGAAAAATTGTCAATAGTATCGACCTGCTAAGCGATGAAAAAGTGGATATCATCACCTTGTGGCACGTGCTTGAACATATTGAAGCACTCAATGAAACCCTTGACAAGCTTCGCCAAAAACTTTGTTCCACGGGAAAATTACTCCTCGCAGTACCCAATGCGGCCAGTCTGGATGCCAAAATTTACCAGGAGCACTGGGCGGCTTATGATCTGCCGAGACACCTCTATCATTTTGAGCCCCAAACGATGGCTTTGCTGGCTAAAAAACATGGCTTTAAAATCAGCGCGCAGAAACCCATGAAATTGGATTCCTTTTATGTAAGTTTACTGAGTGAGGAATATAAGACAGGCAAACAAAACTACCTGCCAGCCTTCATGGCGGGGCTAAAATCAAATTTGGCTGCGCGAAAAGACAATAATTACAGTAGTTTAATCTACATTTTGGAACATGAAAGTAAATAA
- a CDS encoding ATP-binding protein has translation MESIKIEIPSLSENIRIVESFIDNTKEKYQLNDDIYGNIMIAITESVNNAIQHGNKFDKDKNVTLTVHHNEEAVKFTVEDEGIGFDFNNLPDPTAPENIDQPHGRGIFLIKHLCDEVEFKNEGRILELSFYLN, from the coding sequence ATGGAGTCAATCAAAATTGAAATTCCGTCATTGAGTGAAAATATCCGTATCGTCGAAAGCTTTATCGACAATACCAAAGAAAAATACCAACTCAACGATGACATTTATGGCAATATCATGATTGCGATAACTGAGTCTGTGAACAATGCCATCCAACATGGCAACAAATTTGATAAAGATAAAAACGTAACCCTTACGGTGCACCACAATGAGGAGGCAGTAAAATTTACGGTCGAAGACGAGGGAATCGGCTTTGACTTTAATAACTTGCCCGATCCTACGGCACCCGAGAATATCGATCAGCCACATGGGCGTGGAATCTTCCTGATTAAACACCTTTGTGATGAAGTCGAATTTAAAAATGAGGGCCGTATTTTAGAGTTATCATTTTATTTAAATTAA
- a CDS encoding Ig-like domain-containing protein, translated as MKVNKLANLLLASGISALFVTSCANVRQPAGGPRDTIPPTLVNSVPQVGSVNYRGKKFVLTFDEYTQAKNLKTKLLITPQTDVRYQFRTKKKSLIIEFEEPLKENTTYTFNFQDAIQDINENNPWKNAVFAFSTGDYIDSLKINGTVRDVLTGAPVKEATVALFDIKDTLDIYTGKPEYFAKTDEEGHYNLSHIRHGKFKAYAYLDENNNLINEPKSEPAGLYPDTLSLDTDRDSLHFNLILADAQPFKMNSAKENGKYFDVLFNKYVKSYQLSFKNDDQLMLSTFSPEHNGVRFFNATQIPENDSIPTQIIATDTVGNKVVENFHVKFADGTKRKYAVLEQEVQKYANDNPIQDTLIEKIQFSKPIRVVHPDSMMVIYDSLNFIRLDIDKDLSWNKRFDEVTIKKAIKLDSIFLPPADTLFLDSLKADSIYIQQPEARTFTDMKLHIPHGAFISIESDTAQAIDEKFTLANKENLGSIEGTITTDYKNYQIQLVTADFKVVKTTTADKNGHYSFYNLKPATYKIRVLIDENGNGQWDIGNILKNEAPEPVFFFQDEVAIRANWELTNIDFKM; from the coding sequence ATGAAAGTAAATAAATTAGCGAACCTCTTACTGGCATCGGGGATTTCTGCCCTATTTGTAACCTCCTGTGCGAATGTCAGACAACCCGCTGGTGGTCCTCGGGATACTATTCCGCCGACCCTGGTAAATTCGGTGCCTCAGGTAGGCTCTGTAAATTACAGGGGGAAAAAGTTCGTGCTTACTTTTGATGAGTACACGCAGGCTAAAAACCTGAAAACCAAGCTACTCATTACGCCTCAAACAGATGTGCGTTATCAGTTCCGCACCAAAAAGAAATCCCTGATCATTGAATTCGAGGAACCTCTGAAGGAAAATACCACCTATACTTTCAACTTCCAGGATGCCATTCAGGATATCAATGAGAATAATCCGTGGAAAAATGCCGTATTTGCATTCAGTACCGGGGATTATATCGACAGCCTGAAAATCAATGGAACGGTACGCGATGTACTCACTGGAGCACCTGTAAAGGAGGCGACAGTCGCTTTGTTTGACATCAAAGATACCTTGGACATTTACACTGGAAAGCCAGAATATTTTGCCAAAACAGATGAAGAAGGCCATTACAATCTGAGTCATATCCGTCACGGTAAGTTTAAAGCTTACGCTTATCTGGACGAAAATAACAACCTGATCAACGAGCCCAAAAGTGAGCCCGCAGGCTTGTATCCCGATACACTCAGCCTTGATACCGACCGCGACAGCCTTCATTTCAACTTAATTCTTGCGGATGCACAGCCATTCAAAATGAATTCTGCCAAAGAAAATGGAAAGTACTTTGATGTGCTGTTCAATAAGTATGTGAAAAGTTATCAGTTGTCATTTAAAAATGACGATCAGCTGATGCTGTCTACTTTCAGTCCTGAGCATAATGGTGTTCGCTTTTTTAATGCGACACAAATCCCAGAGAATGACAGTATTCCAACGCAGATTATTGCCACAGATACAGTAGGAAATAAGGTAGTAGAAAATTTCCACGTGAAATTTGCGGATGGGACAAAGCGTAAATATGCTGTACTTGAACAAGAAGTTCAGAAATATGCCAACGACAACCCCATTCAGGATACTTTAATTGAGAAAATTCAGTTTTCAAAACCAATACGAGTTGTACATCCTGACTCTATGATGGTGATTTACGATTCCTTGAACTTTATTCGCCTCGATATCGATAAAGACTTAAGCTGGAATAAACGCTTTGATGAAGTAACCATCAAAAAAGCCATAAAGCTGGACTCAATTTTCCTTCCTCCTGCAGATACGCTGTTTCTTGACAGCCTGAAAGCGGATAGTATTTATATTCAACAGCCTGAAGCACGAACTTTTACAGATATGAAGCTTCATATTCCACATGGAGCTTTTATCAGCATTGAAAGTGATACTGCCCAGGCGATTGATGAGAAGTTTACCCTGGCGAATAAGGAAAATCTCGGAAGTATCGAAGGAACAATTACGACAGACTATAAAAATTATCAAATTCAGCTGGTTACTGCTGATTTTAAAGTTGTAAAAACAACAACGGCTGATAAAAATGGCCATTATAGCTTTTATAATTTGAAGCCAGCCACTTACAAAATTCGAGTTTTAATCGATGAAAATGGCAATGGGCAGTGGGATATTGGTAATATCCTTAAAAATGAAGCCCCAGAACCTGTATTTTTCTTTCAGGATGAGGTAGCAATACGCGCCAACTGGGAATTAACCAACATTGATTTCAAAATGTAA
- the ybeY gene encoding rRNA maturation RNase YbeY: MEDQINFFTEEVDFNTEQINNTKAWVNQVIENEGFELEEINFIFCSDEYLHKINVEYLDHDTYTDVITFDNSDTAGFIESDIFISIERIIENAKTHEQSFDHEVKRVIIHGVLHLLGYKDKSEQEASLMRTKENEAIALFEKSFA; encoded by the coding sequence ATGGAAGACCAAATTAATTTTTTCACAGAGGAAGTAGATTTCAATACAGAACAGATCAACAACACCAAAGCGTGGGTTAATCAAGTCATTGAAAATGAAGGGTTTGAGCTTGAAGAAATCAATTTTATCTTTTGTAGTGACGAATACCTGCATAAAATAAATGTGGAGTATTTGGATCACGACACCTATACCGATGTTATCACTTTTGATAACAGCGATACGGCCGGATTTATTGAAAGTGATATCTTTATCAGTATTGAGAGAATCATCGAGAATGCCAAAACCCATGAGCAGTCTTTTGATCATGAGGTCAAAAGGGTTATTATTCATGGGGTTTTGCACTTGCTTGGCTACAAAGACAAATCTGAGCAGGAAGCTTCCCTGATGAGAACAAAAGAAAATGAAGCAATTGCGCTTTTTGAAAAATCTTTTGCTTAA
- a CDS encoding nitroreductase: MNLPTDYIDQLIAKRRSIYPDQYTGEVIDDGVIEQLLENARWAPTHKLTQPWAFTVFTGAGLQQLADFQSTLYKKVAEEQGTFKEEKFQKLANKPLKSSHIIAIGMRRDPKQLVPEVEEVAAVAMAVQNMYLSATAYGIGCYWGSGGVTYFPEAKAFFDLGEEDQLLGFLYLGVPEKWPLKHKRAPLSEKVRWVR, from the coding sequence ATGAACCTCCCAACAGACTATATCGACCAGCTGATCGCCAAACGCAGATCCATCTATCCCGACCAATACACTGGTGAAGTGATTGACGATGGAGTTATTGAACAGCTTCTTGAAAATGCCCGTTGGGCACCTACGCACAAACTGACGCAGCCTTGGGCATTTACCGTATTCACTGGTGCTGGCCTGCAACAGCTGGCTGATTTTCAGTCCACACTTTACAAAAAAGTAGCAGAGGAGCAGGGGACTTTCAAGGAAGAAAAATTTCAGAAATTGGCCAATAAACCATTGAAATCCTCCCATATCATTGCGATTGGAATGCGCAGAGATCCCAAGCAATTAGTGCCTGAAGTTGAGGAAGTCGCTGCGGTGGCTATGGCCGTTCAGAACATGTACCTTTCCGCTACCGCCTATGGCATCGGCTGTTATTGGGGATCGGGGGGCGTAACTTATTTTCCTGAGGCCAAGGCATTTTTTGATCTTGGAGAGGAAGATCAGCTCTTAGGATTTTTATATTTAGGAGTACCAGAAAAATGGCCCCTAAAACATAAAAGAGCACCATTGTCTGAAAAAGTTCGTTGGGTTCGTTAA
- a CDS encoding tetratricopeptide repeat protein: MWKTSLAFKILGFTAFLSFGILSSQAQDFQKVSIAEEYLGRGEIEKAEDIYEKLARNNENLPLIHKPYLDLLFSTKNFKQAEKYLNRAIKKNPEDMIYQVDRGRLYESQGEMSQAEKYFNNLIDDQAKDLNNLRNLAQEFYRAQEFDWAELTFLKGRKVAKNEGLFAHELANIYRMTNQKDKMVNEYVQMAVRNPKNRSYVKNVLQSALTDEEDLEAFESYLIDRIQKDGKEAFYPEMLIWANMQQRNFYGAFVQARSLDKRSKSNGDYLMNVAQMALRHQDYEHAVMAYDYVIEHYQKSPNYFLARNAIIKAREEQVKNTYPVEMNSIDELISSYEKLITEVPTSQTTLEAKKNKAMLHALYKGEYDIAINLLESVVGQQKVSKQLKLECKIALGDIYLLKDEPWESRLLYAQAEKEGRETPIGYDAKLRSAKLSYYTGDFKLAAAHLDVLKLATTREIANDAMSLSLLIKDNTALDSTETAMKTYAAIDLLLFQHKNDQALAGLKKMLTDFRGHSLQDEIHYLMAEVYKKQGSFPLALEHLQKVIDLNPADIKADDAMFEKAKIYEIYLKEKQAAMETYELLMKNYPGSIHVDESRKRFRALRGDFPN; the protein is encoded by the coding sequence ATGTGGAAAACATCCCTCGCTTTTAAGATTCTTGGATTTACTGCTTTTTTAAGTTTTGGAATTCTTTCAAGTCAAGCACAAGATTTTCAAAAAGTGAGTATTGCTGAAGAATACTTAGGAAGGGGAGAAATTGAGAAGGCTGAGGATATTTATGAAAAATTGGCGCGAAACAATGAAAACCTTCCGCTGATTCATAAACCCTATCTCGATTTGCTGTTCAGCACTAAAAATTTCAAGCAGGCAGAAAAGTACCTCAACAGGGCGATCAAGAAAAATCCAGAAGATATGATTTACCAGGTCGATCGGGGACGGCTGTACGAATCGCAAGGGGAGATGAGCCAGGCGGAAAAATATTTCAATAATTTGATTGACGATCAGGCTAAGGACTTGAACAACCTACGGAACCTGGCGCAGGAGTTTTACAGAGCGCAGGAATTTGACTGGGCTGAGCTTACTTTTTTGAAAGGTCGCAAGGTGGCCAAGAATGAGGGGTTATTTGCTCATGAGCTGGCAAATATCTATCGCATGACCAACCAAAAAGACAAGATGGTCAATGAGTACGTTCAGATGGCCGTTAGGAACCCCAAGAATCGATCCTACGTCAAAAATGTACTCCAGTCAGCTTTAACCGACGAAGAGGACCTGGAGGCTTTTGAAAGCTACCTGATCGACAGGATACAAAAAGACGGCAAGGAAGCCTTCTATCCCGAGATGCTCATTTGGGCAAACATGCAACAGCGGAATTTTTACGGCGCCTTCGTTCAGGCGCGCAGCTTGGATAAGCGAAGCAAGAGCAATGGCGACTACCTGATGAATGTGGCACAGATGGCGTTGCGCCATCAGGATTATGAACATGCCGTCATGGCCTACGATTACGTCATTGAGCATTATCAGAAAAGCCCGAATTATTTCCTGGCCCGCAATGCAATTATCAAGGCAAGGGAGGAACAAGTGAAAAATACCTATCCTGTAGAGATGAATTCTATTGATGAGCTCATCAGTAGCTATGAGAAGCTCATCACGGAGGTTCCGACCTCGCAGACAACCTTGGAGGCCAAAAAGAATAAGGCGATGTTACACGCGCTCTACAAGGGCGAATACGACATCGCGATTAATTTGCTGGAATCTGTGGTTGGGCAACAAAAGGTTTCAAAACAACTGAAGCTGGAGTGCAAGATCGCCCTTGGTGATATTTATCTTTTGAAAGATGAACCCTGGGAATCTCGATTGCTGTATGCACAGGCAGAAAAGGAGGGGAGGGAAACCCCGATTGGTTATGATGCGAAGTTGCGCAGCGCCAAATTATCCTATTACACGGGGGACTTTAAGCTTGCCGCTGCCCATCTCGATGTACTGAAACTCGCTACGACAAGGGAAATTGCCAACGATGCCATGTCGTTGAGCTTACTGATCAAAGACAACACCGCACTGGACAGTACCGAAACGGCCATGAAAACCTATGCGGCAATTGATCTGTTGCTGTTTCAGCACAAAAACGACCAAGCGCTCGCGGGGCTGAAAAAAATGCTCACCGATTTTCGGGGGCACAGTTTACAGGATGAAATTCATTACCTGATGGCTGAAGTTTACAAAAAGCAGGGAAGCTTTCCGTTGGCACTGGAGCATCTGCAGAAGGTGATCGACCTGAACCCTGCCGATATTAAGGCTGATGACGCCATGTTTGAAAAGGCCAAAATCTATGAAATTTATCTGAAGGAAAAACAGGCGGCAATGGAAACCTACGAGCTGCTAATGAAAAATTACCCTGGAAGTATTCATGTCGATGAATCCCGAAAGCGGTTTAGAGCCCTTCGGGGGGATTTTCCGAATTAA